One genomic region from Lepisosteus oculatus isolate fLepOcu1 chromosome 20, fLepOcu1.hap2, whole genome shotgun sequence encodes:
- the slc6a2 gene encoding sodium-dependent noradrenaline transporter isoform X2 translates to MNVQVLADHKLSSVAPFKPYNNVEKKEVELILVKEQNGVQYTSSSIVPPPRISYPTGSSEEVDRETWGKKIDFLLSVIGFAVDLANVWRFPYLCYKNGGGAFLIPYVLFLVIAGMPLFYMELALGQYNREGAATVWKICPIFKGVGYTVIIIALYVGFYYNVIIAWSLYYLLSSFTHELPWLKCGNAWNSVNCTDPKVFNVSFLTNGTKYSKDKNTPAAEYYERGVLHVHESHGIHDLGLPRWQLTLCLVVVVIILYFSLWKGVKTSGKVVYITATMPYVVLLVLLIRGITLPGAMDGIKAYLHIDFKQLNNATVWIDAATQIFYSLGAGFGVLIAFASYNKFNNNCYRDALLTSTVNCVTSFFSGFAIFSVLGYMAKKHNVNIEEVATEGAGLVFIIYPEAISTLPGSTFWAIVFFIMLLTLGIDSSMGGMEAVITGLTDDFKIFKRNRKLFTFVTAFGTFLVALLCITKGGIYVLTLLDTYAAGTSILFGVLIEAIGVSWFYGVDRFSEDIERMMGFKPGLYWRLCWKFVSPAFLLFVVIASIVNSTELKYDDYIFPSWANLIGWGIALSSMLFVPIYAIYKFLSVRGTCRERIAYCITPEHEHHLVAEGNIRQFKLKHWLAI, encoded by the exons ATGAACGTGCAAGTCCTGGCCGATCACAAGCTGTCCTCCGTGGCCCCCTTCAAGCCGTACAACAACGTGGAGAAGAAGGAAGTGGAGCTGATCCTGGTGAAGGAACAGAACGGCGTCCAGTACACCAGCTCCTCCATCGTCCCCCCCCCGCGGATCTCGTACCCGACCGGCTCCTCCGAGGAGGTCGACCGAGAAACCTGGGGCAAGAAAATCGACTTTCTGCTCTCGGTCATTGGCTTTGCGGTGGACCTGGCAAATGTGTGGAGATTCCCTTACCTGTGTTACAAAAACGGGGGAG GGGCCTTTCTGATTCCTTATGTTCTGTTTCTGGTCATCGCTGGGATGCCCCTGTTCTACATGGAGTTAGCCCTGGGTCAGTACAACAGAGAGGGGGCTGCTACAGTCTGGAAGATTTGCCCGATTTTTAAAG GTGTGGGCTACACTGTGATTATTATAGCCTTGTATGTGGGATTCTACTACAACGTCATCATAGCCTGGTCTCTGTACTATCTGCTCTCCTCCTTCACTCACGAGCTTCCTTGGTTGAAGTGTGGGAATGCCTGGAACAGCGTGAACTGTACCGATCCGAAGGTTTTCAATGTCTCGTTTCTAACCAATGGCACCAAATATTCCAAAGATAAGAACACACCAGCTGCAGAATACTATGA GCGTGGCGTGCTACACGTGCACGAGAGCCATGGGATCCATGACCTGGGCCTGCCGCGCTGGCAGCTCACTCTGTGCCTGGTGGTGGTTGTCATCATCCTCTATTTCAGCCTCTGGAAGGGCGTGAAGACCTCCGGCAAG GTGGTCTATATCACAGCCACTATGCCTTATGTGGTACTGCTTGTGCTCCTCATCAGGGGTATCACGCTCCCTGGAGCTATGGATGGCATCAAGGCCTACCTCCACATTGATTTCAAACAGCTCAATAATGCTACG GTGTGGATTGATGCAGCCACTCAGATCTTCTACTCCCTTGGAGCAGGATTTGGGGTTTTAATTGCGTTCGCCAGCTATAATAAATTTAACAATAACTGCTACAG GGATGCCCTCCTCACCAGCACAGTCAACTGTGTGACCAGCTTCTTCTCAGGCTTCGCCATCTTCTCTGTCCTGGGTTACATGGCCAAAAAACACAACGTGAACATCGAGGAGGTCGCCACTGAAG GAGCAGGTCTGGTCTTCATCATCTACCCAGAAGCCATTTCAACTCTCCCAGGGTCGACGTTCTGGGCAATAGTCTTCTTCATAATGCTGCTGACTCTGGGCATCGACAGCTCT ATGGGAGGCATGGAAGCAGTCATCACAGGGCTCACTGATGACTTCAAAATCTTCAAGAGGAACAGGAAGCTGTTTACTTTTGTGACAGCGTTTGGGACCTTCTTAGTAGCCCTGCTCTGCATTACAAAA GGTGGGATTTATGTTCTAACACTTCTGGACACCTATGCTGCAGGAACTTCAATTTTATTTGGAGTTTTGATAGAGGCCATAGGGGTATCGTGGTTTTATG GCGTGGACAGATTCAGTGAGGACATCGAGCGCATGATGGGCTTCAAGCCAGGACTCTACTGGAGGCTGTGCTGGAAATTCGTCAGCCCAGCCTTCCTGCTG TTTGTGGTGATTGCCAGTATCGTGAACTCCACTGAGCTTAAATACGATGACTACATCTTCCCCTCATGGGCGAACCTGATTGGGTGGGGGATTGCATTGTCGTCCATGCTCTTTGTGCCCATCTATGCCATCTACAAGTTCCTGAGTGTGCGGGGGACATGCCGAGAG AGGATAGCTTACTGCATCACCCCTGAGCATGAGCACCACCTTGTGGCTGAGGGGAATATCAGGCAGTTCAAG CTGAAGCACTGGCTGGCTATATGA
- the slc6a2 gene encoding sodium-dependent noradrenaline transporter isoform X1, giving the protein MNVQVLADHKLSSVAPFKPYNNVEKKEVELILVKEQNGVQYTSSSIVPPPRISYPTGSSEEVDRETWGKKIDFLLSVIGFAVDLANVWRFPYLCYKNGGGAFLIPYVLFLVIAGMPLFYMELALGQYNREGAATVWKICPIFKGVGYTVIIIALYVGFYYNVIIAWSLYYLLSSFTHELPWLKCGNAWNSVNCTDPKVFNVSFLTNGTKYSKDKNTPAAEYYERGVLHVHESHGIHDLGLPRWQLTLCLVVVVIILYFSLWKGVKTSGKVVYITATMPYVVLLVLLIRGITLPGAMDGIKAYLHIDFKQLNNATVWIDAATQIFYSLGAGFGVLIAFASYNKFNNNCYRDALLTSTVNCVTSFFSGFAIFSVLGYMAKKHNVNIEEVATEGAGLVFIIYPEAISTLPGSTFWAIVFFIMLLTLGIDSSMGGMEAVITGLTDDFKIFKRNRKLFTFVTAFGTFLVALLCITKGGIYVLTLLDTYAAGTSILFGVLIEAIGVSWFYGVDRFSEDIERMMGFKPGLYWRLCWKFVSPAFLLFVVIASIVNSTELKYDDYIFPSWANLIGWGIALSSMLFVPIYAIYKFLSVRGTCRERIAYCITPEHEHHLVAEGNIRQFKDDCASELLRDPLPRMGMRAGEKPLEDLFHSKETGSSC; this is encoded by the exons ATGAACGTGCAAGTCCTGGCCGATCACAAGCTGTCCTCCGTGGCCCCCTTCAAGCCGTACAACAACGTGGAGAAGAAGGAAGTGGAGCTGATCCTGGTGAAGGAACAGAACGGCGTCCAGTACACCAGCTCCTCCATCGTCCCCCCCCCGCGGATCTCGTACCCGACCGGCTCCTCCGAGGAGGTCGACCGAGAAACCTGGGGCAAGAAAATCGACTTTCTGCTCTCGGTCATTGGCTTTGCGGTGGACCTGGCAAATGTGTGGAGATTCCCTTACCTGTGTTACAAAAACGGGGGAG GGGCCTTTCTGATTCCTTATGTTCTGTTTCTGGTCATCGCTGGGATGCCCCTGTTCTACATGGAGTTAGCCCTGGGTCAGTACAACAGAGAGGGGGCTGCTACAGTCTGGAAGATTTGCCCGATTTTTAAAG GTGTGGGCTACACTGTGATTATTATAGCCTTGTATGTGGGATTCTACTACAACGTCATCATAGCCTGGTCTCTGTACTATCTGCTCTCCTCCTTCACTCACGAGCTTCCTTGGTTGAAGTGTGGGAATGCCTGGAACAGCGTGAACTGTACCGATCCGAAGGTTTTCAATGTCTCGTTTCTAACCAATGGCACCAAATATTCCAAAGATAAGAACACACCAGCTGCAGAATACTATGA GCGTGGCGTGCTACACGTGCACGAGAGCCATGGGATCCATGACCTGGGCCTGCCGCGCTGGCAGCTCACTCTGTGCCTGGTGGTGGTTGTCATCATCCTCTATTTCAGCCTCTGGAAGGGCGTGAAGACCTCCGGCAAG GTGGTCTATATCACAGCCACTATGCCTTATGTGGTACTGCTTGTGCTCCTCATCAGGGGTATCACGCTCCCTGGAGCTATGGATGGCATCAAGGCCTACCTCCACATTGATTTCAAACAGCTCAATAATGCTACG GTGTGGATTGATGCAGCCACTCAGATCTTCTACTCCCTTGGAGCAGGATTTGGGGTTTTAATTGCGTTCGCCAGCTATAATAAATTTAACAATAACTGCTACAG GGATGCCCTCCTCACCAGCACAGTCAACTGTGTGACCAGCTTCTTCTCAGGCTTCGCCATCTTCTCTGTCCTGGGTTACATGGCCAAAAAACACAACGTGAACATCGAGGAGGTCGCCACTGAAG GAGCAGGTCTGGTCTTCATCATCTACCCAGAAGCCATTTCAACTCTCCCAGGGTCGACGTTCTGGGCAATAGTCTTCTTCATAATGCTGCTGACTCTGGGCATCGACAGCTCT ATGGGAGGCATGGAAGCAGTCATCACAGGGCTCACTGATGACTTCAAAATCTTCAAGAGGAACAGGAAGCTGTTTACTTTTGTGACAGCGTTTGGGACCTTCTTAGTAGCCCTGCTCTGCATTACAAAA GGTGGGATTTATGTTCTAACACTTCTGGACACCTATGCTGCAGGAACTTCAATTTTATTTGGAGTTTTGATAGAGGCCATAGGGGTATCGTGGTTTTATG GCGTGGACAGATTCAGTGAGGACATCGAGCGCATGATGGGCTTCAAGCCAGGACTCTACTGGAGGCTGTGCTGGAAATTCGTCAGCCCAGCCTTCCTGCTG TTTGTGGTGATTGCCAGTATCGTGAACTCCACTGAGCTTAAATACGATGACTACATCTTCCCCTCATGGGCGAACCTGATTGGGTGGGGGATTGCATTGTCGTCCATGCTCTTTGTGCCCATCTATGCCATCTACAAGTTCCTGAGTGTGCGGGGGACATGCCGAGAG AGGATAGCTTACTGCATCACCCCTGAGCATGAGCACCACCTTGTGGCTGAGGGGAATATCAGGCAGTTCAAG